In Alkalihalobacterium alkalinitrilicum, a genomic segment contains:
- a CDS encoding DUF4003 family protein, with protein MLPEQLQQKADQYIDGYEQLKKELKWRVSDRILMMVTSIYVVNNKTLNIPHFIELSEYIKNQVGMLSTLKSYQRFTIAALLSVRFENPKEKFHDFIELYENLVRGGFNRGAFSYIAAMVLLTNDPDESDHKDSIERALTIYKGMKAQHYFLTSTVDYPLAVLLAKVDTDIPKLLELTATYYDRLSKNGFKKGNDLQFLSHILSLQHETDPNILSNRAVSLFELLKQNRKNLKSMHYPEVGLLGLLEDGKHHIDLILQLENKLNKEKSLKLYKDMNFIIAVNFLMTDKMKESMILETGIFTTFEALMQAQQAAMIAAVSTTITGTSTSSSGQS; from the coding sequence ATGTTACCAGAGCAATTACAACAAAAAGCAGACCAATATATAGATGGATATGAACAATTAAAAAAAGAGTTAAAGTGGAGAGTTTCAGATCGTATTCTGATGATGGTCACCTCTATTTATGTTGTTAATAATAAAACTTTGAATATTCCACATTTCATTGAATTAAGTGAATACATCAAAAATCAGGTAGGTATGCTTTCTACGCTGAAATCTTATCAACGCTTTACCATTGCTGCCCTGCTTAGTGTTCGTTTTGAAAACCCAAAAGAAAAGTTCCATGACTTTATCGAGCTATACGAAAATTTAGTTCGTGGTGGCTTCAATAGAGGAGCCTTTTCATATATTGCAGCTATGGTATTGTTAACAAATGATCCTGATGAAAGTGACCACAAAGATAGTATTGAACGGGCATTAACCATTTATAAAGGCATGAAAGCTCAACATTATTTTCTTACTTCAACAGTTGACTATCCTTTAGCTGTTTTACTAGCCAAAGTTGACACTGATATTCCAAAACTCTTGGAGCTAACAGCAACTTATTATGACCGACTTTCAAAAAATGGATTTAAAAAAGGAAATGACCTACAGTTTCTTAGCCATATTCTTTCACTCCAGCACGAAACTGACCCAAACATCCTAAGCAATCGTGCAGTAAGCCTTTTCGAATTATTAAAACAAAATCGAAAAAATTTAAAGTCGATGCATTACCCTGAAGTTGGATTACTTGGATTACTTGAAGACGGTAAACATCACATCGATTTAATACTCCAATTAGAAAATAAACTAAATAAAGAAAAGTCACTAAAATTGTACAAAGATATGAATTTTATCATAGCAGTCAACTTTTTAATGACAGATAAAATGAAGGAATCAATGATATTAGAAACAGGCATATTCACAACATTTGAAGCGCTGATGCAAGCTCAGCAAGCAGCAATGATCGCTGCGGTTTCTACTACTATTACTGGCACTTCAACCTCATCCAGTGGGCAAAGTTAA
- a CDS encoding DUF6154 family protein: protein MKFVDDLYTMYKNHLTGDEEDALIIIDGILQEISEAGIEKLIHELSDDERFEMFGMYLYEKFQLKISEEGIGQTTNEDDQGKGYVH from the coding sequence ATGAAATTCGTTGACGATCTATATACAATGTATAAGAACCATCTTACTGGTGATGAGGAAGATGCCCTAATTATCATAGATGGCATCCTCCAAGAAATTAGTGAAGCTGGTATTGAAAAGTTAATCCATGAATTATCTGATGATGAGCGTTTTGAAATGTTTGGGATGTATTTATATGAGAAATTTCAATTGAAAATCTCAGAAGAAGGTATTGGTCAAACAACGAATGAAGATGATCAAGGCAAAGGTTATGTTCATTGA